CAAGTAATTTTCCCCATAAGTGTTAGTATTTTACTAAGCACCATGGCAATGTAAAAGTTAATTCTGTTAAGAAAGTGGGGCAGTCTTAAAGAAAACTATGCTAAGATATAGCATAAATTATTCAACTCAAATTGTTTTTCCACGAACCGTCAAATTCCAGTGATAAAAAGCATTTTTACTGGTTGAATTACTTAAAATATAAATTAACAATTACCATATCTACGAAAATTACATAGAATTAGACTATTTAATAAAATAATAATTAGGAAATAAAAACTCACATCTTTATTAAATATTATTTTATAAATATTAAAACACCATAAAAGTCAATAAAATTTTGATTATTAAAAGCTGAACATTAAGTAGTCTATTTATCTTATTTTTGCACAAATTTTTCACATGACCTATAAGCAAGAAATAGCCCGTAGAAGAACTTTTGGTATAATTTCTCACCCTGATGCCGGTAAAACGACATTAACTGAAAAATTATTACTTTTTGGTGGAGCCATTCAAGAAGCAGGAGCAGTTAAAAACAATAAAATTAAAAAAACTGCAACTAGTGACTTTATGGAAATCGAAAGGCAAAGAGGTATCTCGGTTGCCACTTCTGTACTTGCCTTTATCTATAAAGACAAAAAAATCAATATTCTAGATACTCCTGGCCATAAAGATTTTGCAGAGGACACTTTTAGAACATTAACTGCCGTAGACAGTGTAATAGTAGTAATTGACGTAGCAAAAGGTGTTGAGGAACAAACTGTTAAACTAGTAGAAGTTTGCAGAATGCGAAAAATACCGATGCTGGTATTTATCAATAAAATGGATAGGGAAGGTCAAGATGCCTTTGATTTACTAGATGAGTTAGAACAAAAATTAGGCTTATCAGTTACCCCTCTAAGTTTTCCTATAGGTATGGGTTATGATTTTAAAGGCATATACAACATATATGAAAAAAACATAAACTTATTTAGCGGCGATAGTAAAAAAAATATTGAACAAACTATAGCTTTCGATGATGTTACCAATCCTGAATTGGATAGAATAATAGGTAATAAAGCAGCTATAGAACTAAGAGATAATTTAGAGTTGGTCTGGGGAGTATACCCTGAATTTGACAAAGATCTATATTTAAAAGGGGATCAACAACCTGTATTTTTTGGTTCTGCCCTTAATAATTTTGGTGTTAGAGAATTATTAGACTGTTTTATACAAATTGCGCCTACTCCGCGTTCTAAAAATGCCGAAGAAAGACTTGTTGAAGCGAACGAGAAAGAAATGACGGGATTTGTATTTAAAATTCATGCTAATATGGACCCTAAACATCGTGACCGTCTAGCATTTATCAAAATAGTTTCTGGCACATTTGAGCGAAACAAACCGTACTTACACGTTAGACAAGGCAAAAATTTAAAATTCTCTAGTCCTAATGCGTTTTTCGCTGAAAAAAAGGAAATTGTAGATATATCTTACCCTGGAGATATTGTTGGCCTACACGACACGGGTAATTTCAAAATTGGCGATACCTTAACCGAAGGTGAAACTTTACATTATAAGGGAATCCCTAGCTTTTCACCAGAGCATTTTAGATATATTAATAATGCCGACCCAATGAAATCCAAACAACTAAATAAAGGAATTGACCAACTTATGGATGAGGGAGTGGCTCAATTATTTACCTTAGAATTAAATGGTAGAAAAGTGATAGGTACTGTAGGTGCCTTACAATTTGAAGTTATACAATATAGGCTGGAACATGAATATGGAGCAAAATGTAGTTATGAAAATTTTAATGTCTACAAAGCGTGCTGGGTTGGTACTGAAAACAGAAAAAGTGATGAATTCAAAGAATTTGAACGGGTTAAACAAAAGTTCTTAGCTAAGGATAAAAGAGGGCAATTAGTGTTTTTGGCCGATTCCCAATTTTCTTTACAAATGACACAACAAAAATATCCTTCCGTAAAACTTCATTTTACATCAGAATTTGAATAAAAAAATCCCAA
The genomic region above belongs to Maribacter hydrothermalis and contains:
- a CDS encoding peptide chain release factor 3, with product MTYKQEIARRRTFGIISHPDAGKTTLTEKLLLFGGAIQEAGAVKNNKIKKTATSDFMEIERQRGISVATSVLAFIYKDKKINILDTPGHKDFAEDTFRTLTAVDSVIVVIDVAKGVEEQTVKLVEVCRMRKIPMLVFINKMDREGQDAFDLLDELEQKLGLSVTPLSFPIGMGYDFKGIYNIYEKNINLFSGDSKKNIEQTIAFDDVTNPELDRIIGNKAAIELRDNLELVWGVYPEFDKDLYLKGDQQPVFFGSALNNFGVRELLDCFIQIAPTPRSKNAEERLVEANEKEMTGFVFKIHANMDPKHRDRLAFIKIVSGTFERNKPYLHVRQGKNLKFSSPNAFFAEKKEIVDISYPGDIVGLHDTGNFKIGDTLTEGETLHYKGIPSFSPEHFRYINNADPMKSKQLNKGIDQLMDEGVAQLFTLELNGRKVIGTVGALQFEVIQYRLEHEYGAKCSYENFNVYKACWVGTENRKSDEFKEFERVKQKFLAKDKRGQLVFLADSQFSLQMTQQKYPSVKLHFTSEFE